A stretch of DNA from Bacteroidales bacterium:
AATTAAAAGAGATTTTCCCAAATATACGAACTCTTAAGACAGGAACCCCTGTGCGAATTGACGCGCGCTCCGTCGATTTTACACAATTAGAGGAGCAAAAAGGAGACGCTGACCCCCAACTATTCAGCTATCTGCCTCATATGACTCCTCCAACACAACAACTTAGCTGTTGGATTGGATATACAAACGAAAATGTTCACGAAATTTTAAAAACCGGATTTGATAAATCACCCTTGTTTACCGGAGATATTAAAGGAATAGGACCCCGATATTGTCCTAGTATCGAGGATAAAATCGTAACCTTTTCAGAAAAAAAATCTCACCAACTTTTCTTTGAACCCGAAGGTTGGCAAACAAATGAATACTATTTAAACGGATTTAGTAGCTCTTTGCCTTGGGAGGTTCAAGTAAAAGCTTTGCACATAATACCTGGTTTTGAAAAGGCTAAGATTTACAGACCTGGCTATGCAATCGAATATGATTTTTTTGATCCATTAGACCTAAAACCAACATTAGAAACTAAGCAGATTGAAAATCTCTATTTTGCAGGTCAAATTAATGGGACAACCGGCTACGAAGAGGCCGCAGCACAAGGTTTAATGGCAGCTATTAATGCAGTTTTAAAAATTAATGACAAAGAGGAGTTTGTTCTCGGTAGAGATCAGGCATATATTGGCGTCCTTATAGATGATTTAATTACGAAAGGAGTCAACGACCCATACAGAATGTTCACAAGTCGTGCAGAATTTCGCATATTGCTCCGCTCAGACAATGCAGATGAAAGATTAACACATATTGGACATAAACTGGGCTTAGCTTCAAATAAGAGGTTGGAAATTACAGAGAGAAAATATGAGCGTATAAACAGCTTTCTTGAATATGCTAATAACAATAGCTTTAGTCCTACAGATGTGAAAGATATATTAGAAGCTTATGGATCATCTCCACTTCAACAAAAGACTAAAATTTCTAAAGTAATCGTCAGACCGGAATTAAAAGCAACTTATTTCAAAAATCTCTACACTCATGAAGAAACCCTTTCTGCATCAGAATTTGAAGTTATAGATATAAAATTAAAATACGAGGGATACATCGAAAAGGAGAGAGCTAATGCTGAAAAGATTAAAAAGTTCAATCACTTTAAAATTCCAGATAATTTTGATTACGATAAGTTATTAAGTATAAGTATCGAGGGGAGACAAAAGTTAAAGAAGTTTAAACCCAAAACTATCAGCGAAGCATTAAGTATTAGTGGAGTAAACCCAAACGATATTATTGTTATTCTGACACTTTTGGGCAGATAGTTAAAGTATTATATAAATGCTCCACGTGGAGCATGAAAATATTAATTAAACACAAATTATGCTTCACGTGGAGCGTAAAAACTTGAATTATGGTAATTAGTGGAACAATTGTAGACGTGCTAAGGCGTCAAACATTTAAAGGAAGACTATATATAACTAACGGTAAAATATCTGATATTCAACCAACAGAGACTGCAAATCCCGTCTATATTTTGCCCGGAATGATTGATTCTCATATCCATATCGAAAGTACAATGGTTACACCAGCACGATTTGCACAGAATGCTGTGAAATTTGGTGTGGTTTCTGCAGTTTCCGATCCACATGAAATAGCAAATGTATGCGGGGTTGATGGAATAAAATATATGATTGAAAATGCCGAAACTGTGCCATTCAAATTTTGGTTTGGAGTTCCCTCTTGTGTGCCCGCAACTCCTTTCGAACAAAGCGGTGCAGAAATTAATGCTCAGCAAATAGGAGAGCTGTTTGATAATTTTGGCTTAAAATATTTAGCTGAAATGATGAACTATCCCGGTGTCGTAAATCAAAATCACGATGTTATGGATAGACTTAAAGAAGCCATTGATAGAAATTTGCCCATTGACGGTCATGCCCCGGGTTTAGCAGGAGAACCTTTGGTGCAATATATAAACTCTGGAATCGATACCGACCACGAATGCACAACGTTAGCAGAAGCAGAAGAAAAAATTAAGTGCGGAATGAAAATCTTAATTAGGGAGGGCTCAGCTGAAAAAAACTTTGAAGAGCTTTATCCATTAATTGATATGTTCCCCGATCAAGTTATGTTATGCAGCGATGACCTTCACCCCGACAACTTTTCAAAAAACTATCTAGACAGATTAATTCGTGTAGGACAAAACAAGGGACTTGACTTTTGGAATCTTATGCAAGCTGTAACAATTAATCCCGTTGCACACTATAAGCTTGATGTAGGATTGTTGCAAAAAGGCGATAATGCTGACTTTATTTTAGTTGACAATTTGCAAAGCTTTAGAGTATTACAAACTTGGATTAACGGTAATTTAGTTTTCGACGGGGCAAGCTCTTTCGAATATGAAGGATCTAACGAAACAATTAACAACTTTAAAGCACAATCTATTTCACCTGACTCTTTAACTATAAAGGCAGAAGAAGGTATGCTTAACGTTATTCGCGCATTCGATGGAAAATTACTTACCGATCATTTACAACTCCCTGCAAAAATCGAAGACGACTGTTGTGTACCTGATATTGATAATGATATCCTAAAACTAGTTGTTTTAAATCGATACGAAGAGAACGCAACCCCACAAATTTCCTTTATTAACGGATTTGGTCTAAAGAAAGGAGCTTTTGCTAGTAGTGTTGCTCACGATAGTCACAATATAATAGCTGTCGGAACAGATGATAGAGATATTGCAACCGCAATTAATTCAATTATAGAAAGTAAGGGTGGGTTATCTGTAGTATCTGATAAAGGAGTAGAACTGTTGCAACTCCCAATAGCAGGACTACTCTCTGACGAACCTCTTGAAATAATATCGCAAAAATATCAGGAGCTTAACAAAATAGTTAAAGCCAACGGCTCAAAACTAGCAGCACCATTTATGACACTCGCATTTATGAGTCTGTTAGTTATCCCAAGGTTAAAGCTTGGAGACAAAGGTCTTTTTGATGTAACAAAATTGAAGTTTATTGATAACTTCGGTTAGAACACAGTTAATATAGATGAGATGGATTTATACTAATTTTTTATTTTATTTGTGTAAGTCTGTTTAATCTGTGTGCTACGTGTTCTAATAGATTGTTGAAAAAATAGCTTTCAACTTTATAAATTTTAATAATAACTATTAATTTTGCACCACGA
This window harbors:
- the mnmG gene encoding tRNA uridine-5-carboxymethylaminomethyl(34) synthesis enzyme MnmG, with product MLNTYDIIIVGAGHAGCEAAVTSANMGCKTLLITMDLEKIASMSCNPAIGGIAKGQIVREIDALGGFMGIIADKTAVQFRMLNKSKGPAVWSNRVQSDKRLYSWEWRRLLENTHNLDLFQDNVTRLLFNGNIVTGVITEIGVSFYSKAVILTNGTFLNGLIHIGDKKIVGGRLGERSNTTITEQLKEIFPNIRTLKTGTPVRIDARSVDFTQLEEQKGDADPQLFSYLPHMTPPTQQLSCWIGYTNENVHEILKTGFDKSPLFTGDIKGIGPRYCPSIEDKIVTFSEKKSHQLFFEPEGWQTNEYYLNGFSSSLPWEVQVKALHIIPGFEKAKIYRPGYAIEYDFFDPLDLKPTLETKQIENLYFAGQINGTTGYEEAAAQGLMAAINAVLKINDKEEFVLGRDQAYIGVLIDDLITKGVNDPYRMFTSRAEFRILLRSDNADERLTHIGHKLGLASNKRLEITERKYERINSFLEYANNNSFSPTDVKDILEAYGSSPLQQKTKISKVIVRPELKATYFKNLYTHEETLSASEFEVIDIKLKYEGYIEKERANAEKIKKFNHFKIPDNFDYDKLLSISIEGRQKLKKFKPKTISEALSISGVNPNDIIVILTLLGR
- the ade gene encoding adenine deaminase, translating into MVISGTIVDVLRRQTFKGRLYITNGKISDIQPTETANPVYILPGMIDSHIHIESTMVTPARFAQNAVKFGVVSAVSDPHEIANVCGVDGIKYMIENAETVPFKFWFGVPSCVPATPFEQSGAEINAQQIGELFDNFGLKYLAEMMNYPGVVNQNHDVMDRLKEAIDRNLPIDGHAPGLAGEPLVQYINSGIDTDHECTTLAEAEEKIKCGMKILIREGSAEKNFEELYPLIDMFPDQVMLCSDDLHPDNFSKNYLDRLIRVGQNKGLDFWNLMQAVTINPVAHYKLDVGLLQKGDNADFILVDNLQSFRVLQTWINGNLVFDGASSFEYEGSNETINNFKAQSISPDSLTIKAEEGMLNVIRAFDGKLLTDHLQLPAKIEDDCCVPDIDNDILKLVVLNRYEENATPQISFINGFGLKKGAFASSVAHDSHNIIAVGTDDRDIATAINSIIESKGGLSVVSDKGVELLQLPIAGLLSDEPLEIISQKYQELNKIVKANGSKLAAPFMTLAFMSLLVIPRLKLGDKGLFDVTKLKFIDNFG